In a single window of the Micromonospora sp. WMMD1155 genome:
- the katG gene encoding catalase/peroxidase HPI → MSDTQDNRPTSAQGVDQKAAAGCPVAHDSVTAHGSESENPAIDSPTPKTGGRPRTNRDWWPNQLDLSVLHAHSPKGNPLGADFSYAKEFAKLDVEALKRDIVEVLTTSQDWWPADFGHYGGLMIRMSWHAAGTYRIEDGRGGAGDGGQRFAPLNSWPDNANLDKARRLLWPVKQKYGQKISWADLLVLAGNVALESMGFKTFGFGFGREDVWEPEEIFWGPEDTWLGDERYASEKEMTPGVGSTEMGLIYVNPEGPRGNADPAAAAHFIRETFGRMAMNDEETVALIAGGHTFGKTHGAGVADNHVGPEPEGAPLEAQGLGWLSTHGSGKGSDTITSGLEVTWTDVPTQWSNRFFEILFGYEWELTTSPGGAKQWVAKDAAEIIPDPFDASKKYKPTMLTTDLSLRVDPAYEKISRRFLENPDEFALAFAKAWYKLLHRDMGPIERFLGPWVAEPQLWQDPVPAVDHELVGDADVAALKAKVLESGLSTAQLVSTAWASAASYRHTDKRGGANGARIRLEPQRNWEVNQPEQLANVLGVLEGIQREFNEAGGAKISLADLIVLAGSAAVEKAARDAGFDVTVPFRAGRTDATQEQTDTESFRVLEPRADGFRNYLRPGEKTQPEVLLIDRAYMLNLSAPEMTVLVGGLRSLGANTGDAQHGVLTDRPGVLTNDFFANLLSPGTRWSASKSEEHVYEIRDLATDEVKWTATAVDLIFGSNSQLRALAEVYASEDARGKFVADFVAAWTKVMELDRFDIA, encoded by the coding sequence ATGAGCGACACCCAGGACAACCGCCCCACCAGTGCACAGGGCGTGGACCAGAAGGCAGCGGCCGGCTGCCCGGTGGCGCACGACTCGGTGACCGCGCACGGCAGCGAGAGCGAGAACCCGGCGATCGACTCGCCGACCCCGAAGACCGGCGGCCGTCCGCGCACCAACCGGGACTGGTGGCCCAACCAGCTCGACCTTTCGGTGCTGCACGCCCACTCGCCCAAGGGCAACCCGCTGGGGGCGGACTTCAGCTACGCCAAGGAGTTCGCCAAGCTCGACGTCGAGGCCCTCAAGCGGGACATCGTCGAGGTGCTCACCACCTCGCAGGACTGGTGGCCGGCCGACTTCGGCCACTACGGCGGCCTGATGATCCGGATGAGCTGGCACGCCGCCGGCACGTACCGCATCGAGGACGGTCGCGGTGGCGCCGGTGACGGTGGTCAGCGCTTCGCTCCGCTGAACAGCTGGCCGGACAACGCCAACCTGGACAAGGCGCGTCGGCTGCTCTGGCCGGTGAAGCAGAAGTACGGCCAGAAGATCTCCTGGGCCGACCTGCTCGTGCTGGCCGGCAACGTCGCCCTGGAGTCGATGGGCTTCAAGACCTTCGGCTTCGGCTTCGGTCGGGAGGACGTCTGGGAGCCCGAGGAGATCTTCTGGGGTCCGGAGGACACCTGGCTCGGCGACGAGCGGTACGCCTCCGAGAAGGAGATGACGCCCGGCGTCGGCTCGACCGAGATGGGTCTGATCTACGTCAACCCGGAGGGCCCCCGCGGCAACGCGGACCCGGCCGCCGCGGCGCACTTCATCCGGGAGACCTTCGGCCGGATGGCGATGAACGACGAGGAGACCGTCGCCCTCATCGCCGGTGGCCACACCTTCGGTAAGACCCACGGTGCCGGCGTCGCCGACAACCACGTGGGTCCGGAGCCGGAGGGCGCCCCGCTGGAGGCGCAGGGCCTCGGCTGGCTGAGCACCCACGGCAGCGGCAAGGGCTCCGACACGATCACCAGTGGTCTCGAGGTGACGTGGACCGACGTGCCGACGCAGTGGAGCAACCGCTTCTTCGAGATCCTGTTCGGCTACGAGTGGGAGCTCACCACGAGCCCCGGCGGTGCCAAGCAGTGGGTCGCCAAGGACGCCGCGGAGATCATCCCGGACCCGTTCGACGCGTCGAAGAAGTACAAGCCCACGATGCTCACGACCGACCTGTCGCTGCGCGTCGACCCGGCGTACGAGAAGATCTCGCGCCGCTTCCTGGAGAACCCGGACGAGTTCGCGCTGGCGTTCGCCAAGGCGTGGTACAAGCTGTTGCACCGCGACATGGGCCCGATCGAGCGCTTCCTCGGCCCGTGGGTGGCCGAGCCGCAGCTGTGGCAGGACCCGGTGCCGGCCGTCGACCACGAGCTGGTCGGTGACGCCGACGTCGCCGCGCTCAAGGCGAAGGTCCTGGAGTCCGGCCTGAGCACCGCCCAGCTGGTCTCGACCGCCTGGGCGTCGGCGGCGAGCTACCGGCACACCGACAAGCGCGGTGGCGCGAACGGTGCCCGGATCCGCCTCGAGCCGCAGCGCAACTGGGAGGTCAACCAGCCCGAGCAGCTGGCGAACGTCCTGGGCGTCCTGGAGGGCATCCAGCGGGAGTTCAACGAGGCCGGTGGCGCGAAGATCTCGCTCGCCGACCTCATCGTGCTGGCCGGTTCGGCAGCCGTCGAGAAGGCGGCGCGGGACGCCGGCTTCGACGTGACCGTGCCGTTCCGCGCGGGTCGTACGGACGCGACCCAGGAGCAGACCGACACCGAGTCGTTCCGGGTCCTGGAGCCGCGCGCCGACGGCTTCCGCAACTACCTGCGTCCGGGTGAGAAGACCCAGCCGGAGGTGCTGCTGATCGACCGGGCGTACATGCTCAACCTGAGCGCGCCGGAGATGACCGTCCTCGTCGGCGGCCTGCGTTCCCTCGGTGCGAACACCGGTGACGCCCAGCACGGTGTGCTCACCGACCGGCCGGGTGTGCTCACCAACGACTTCTTCGCGAACCTGCTGTCCCCGGGCACCCGGTGGAGCGCGTCGAAGTCCGAGGAGCACGTGTACGAGATCCGCGATCTGGCCACCGACGAGGTGAAGTGGACCGCCACGGCGGTCGACCTCATCTTCGGTTCCAACTCGCAGCTGCGCGCCCTCGCCGAGGTCTACGCCAGCGAGGACGCCCGCGGCAAGTTCGTGGCCGACTTCGTGGCGGCCTGGACCAAGGTCATGGAGCTCGACCGGTTCGACATCGCCTGA
- a CDS encoding Fur family transcriptional regulator, translating into MMSDFEAQLRAASLRVTRPRLAVLAALRDHPHVGTDAVIALVREDHPTISHQAVYDVLRVFTDAGLVRRIQPAGATARYETRVADNHHHVVCRTCGVIADVDCAVGHAPCLTAPVDDGFVVDEAEVVYWGACPDCATDRTPQRSASSEGSS; encoded by the coding sequence GTGATGTCCGACTTCGAGGCGCAGTTGCGGGCCGCCTCGCTGCGCGTCACCCGGCCCCGACTGGCGGTGCTCGCGGCGTTGCGCGACCACCCGCACGTCGGCACGGACGCGGTGATCGCGCTGGTCCGGGAGGATCATCCGACCATCTCCCACCAAGCGGTGTACGACGTTCTGCGGGTTTTCACCGATGCCGGTCTGGTGCGGCGCATCCAGCCGGCCGGCGCGACCGCCCGCTACGAGACCCGGGTCGCGGACAACCACCACCATGTCGTCTGCCGCACCTGCGGCGTGATCGCCGACGTCGACTGCGCCGTCGGTCACGCTCCCTGCCTCACCGCCCCTGTCGACGACGGGTTCGTCGTCGACGAGGCGGAGGTCGTCTACTGGGGCGCCTGCCCCGACTGCGCGACCGACCGTACGCCCCAGAGATCCGCAAGCTCGGAAGGAAGTTCATGA
- a CDS encoding YciI family protein — protein MAKYLLLKHYRGAPEAVNDVPMDQWAPEEVSAHMQYMRDFAARLEESGEFVDGQALAPTGTFVRYDGEGRPPVTDGPFAETKDLIAGWMVIDVDSYERAVELAGELSAAPGAGGKPIHEWLELRPFLTEPPTITE, from the coding sequence ATGGCCAAGTACCTGCTGCTCAAGCACTACCGTGGCGCCCCCGAGGCGGTCAACGACGTGCCGATGGACCAGTGGGCGCCGGAAGAGGTCTCGGCCCACATGCAGTACATGCGCGACTTCGCCGCGCGGCTCGAGGAGAGCGGCGAGTTCGTCGACGGACAGGCCCTCGCCCCCACCGGGACCTTCGTCAGGTACGACGGCGAGGGGCGCCCGCCGGTCACCGACGGCCCGTTCGCCGAGACCAAGGACCTGATCGCCGGCTGGATGGTGATCGACGTCGACAGCTACGAGCGCGCCGTCGAGCTGGCCGGGGAGCTGTCGGCGGCCCCGGGGGCGGGCGGGAAGCCGATCCACGAGTGGCTCGAACTGCGCCCGTTCCTGACCGAGCCGCCCACCATCACCGAGTGA
- a CDS encoding DUF6596 domain-containing protein, translated as MNESLLRGLTPSVLGVLVRRGVDFAAAEDAVQDALVEAVRVWPTDPPRDPKGWLVTVAWRRFLDATRADAARRRREEAVDEEPAPGPVPAVDDTLWLYFLCAHPSLTPSSAVALTLRAVGGLTTRQIAHAYLVPEATMAQRISRAKRTVSTVRFDRPGDVATVLRVLYLVFNEGYSGDVDLAAEAIRLTRRLRAAFDHPEVAGLLALMLLHHARRAARTAPDGSLVPLAHQDRSRWDTGSIAEGVAILQAALARDRLGEFQAQAAVAALHADAPVAEETDWVQIVEWYDELVRLTDSPVVRLNRAVAVGEADGARAGLAVLATLDESLPRYAAVAAYLHERDGDVTTAARLYAAAARQAPNLAERDHLTRQAARLNALPPR; from the coding sequence GTGAACGAGTCCCTGCTCCGGGGGCTGACCCCGAGCGTGCTCGGCGTCCTCGTCCGCCGCGGAGTCGACTTCGCGGCGGCCGAGGACGCCGTGCAGGACGCCCTGGTCGAGGCGGTCCGCGTCTGGCCGACCGACCCACCACGGGATCCGAAGGGCTGGCTGGTCACCGTGGCCTGGCGCCGGTTCCTCGACGCGACCCGGGCGGACGCGGCCCGCCGCCGACGCGAGGAGGCCGTCGACGAGGAGCCGGCACCCGGTCCGGTGCCGGCGGTGGACGACACGCTGTGGCTCTACTTCCTGTGCGCCCACCCGTCGCTGACGCCGTCGTCGGCGGTCGCGCTCACGCTGCGCGCGGTCGGAGGTCTGACCACTCGGCAGATCGCGCACGCCTACCTGGTCCCCGAGGCGACCATGGCGCAGCGCATCAGCCGGGCGAAACGCACCGTCTCGACAGTGCGGTTCGACCGACCCGGCGACGTCGCGACCGTGCTGCGCGTCCTCTACCTGGTCTTCAACGAGGGCTACTCCGGCGACGTCGACCTCGCCGCCGAGGCCATCCGCCTCACCCGGCGACTCCGGGCGGCGTTCGACCATCCCGAGGTGGCGGGGCTGCTCGCTCTCATGCTGCTGCACCACGCCCGGCGCGCCGCCCGGACCGCACCCGACGGCAGCCTGGTGCCCCTGGCCCACCAGGACCGCAGCCGGTGGGACACCGGGTCGATCGCCGAGGGCGTCGCGATCCTCCAGGCGGCCCTCGCCCGCGACCGGCTGGGCGAGTTCCAGGCCCAGGCGGCCGTCGCCGCGCTGCACGCGGACGCGCCGGTCGCCGAGGAGACCGACTGGGTGCAGATCGTCGAGTGGTACGACGAACTCGTGCGCCTGACCGACAGTCCGGTCGTCCGGCTCAACCGCGCGGTGGCGGTCGGCGAGGCCGACGGCGCACGGGCGGGTCTCGCGGTGCTGGCGACGCTGGACGAGTCCCTGCCCCGCTACGCGGCGGTGGCGGCGTACCTGCACGAACGCGACGGAGATGTGACCACGGCGGCACGGCTGTACGCCGCGGCGGCCCGCCAGGCTCCCAACCTCGCCGAGCGTGACCACCTGACCCGTCAGGCCGCCCGGCTCAACGCACTGCCGCCCCGCTGA
- a CDS encoding glycoside hydrolase family 11 protein, with product MSDTSDIPIAPSRRGRLRLLVGAACAAVVVVAGTMTATNAYAEADRTVTSNTTGTHNGYYFSFWKDSGNASMTLRENGRYSSSWDRSTNNWVGGKGWATGNRRTVSYSGSYNPGNNNTYLALYGWTRNPLIEYYVVENFGNYNPSSGATRLGTVTTDGGTYDILRSQRVNAPSIDGTQTFYQYWSVRQQKRSSGTITTANHFDAWARAGLNLGSNHAYQIMATEGYQSQGSSDINVWEGGGGNPTTPPTTGNPGTGNCTAVLSAGQQWGDRFNLNVAVSGTNNWVVSLNLNGGQSIQNSWNASVSGTSGTVTARPNGNGNNFGITIMANGNWTWPTVSCRTS from the coding sequence ATGAGCGACACCAGCGACATCCCTATCGCACCATCCCGGCGCGGCCGCCTACGGCTGCTCGTCGGTGCCGCGTGCGCCGCTGTCGTGGTCGTGGCCGGCACGATGACGGCCACCAACGCGTACGCCGAGGCCGACCGGACGGTCACCTCGAACACCACCGGCACCCACAACGGGTACTACTTCTCGTTCTGGAAGGACAGCGGCAACGCCAGCATGACGCTGCGCGAGAACGGCCGATACTCCAGCAGCTGGGACCGGAGCACCAACAACTGGGTCGGCGGCAAGGGTTGGGCCACCGGCAACCGGCGTACGGTCAGCTACTCGGGCAGCTACAACCCGGGTAACAACAACACCTACCTCGCCCTGTACGGATGGACGCGCAACCCGCTGATCGAGTACTACGTGGTGGAGAACTTCGGCAACTACAACCCGAGCAGCGGCGCCACCCGGTTGGGCACCGTCACCACCGACGGCGGCACCTACGACATCCTGCGCAGCCAGCGGGTCAACGCCCCGTCGATCGACGGCACCCAGACGTTCTACCAGTACTGGAGCGTCCGTCAGCAGAAGCGGTCGAGTGGCACCATCACCACCGCCAACCACTTCGACGCCTGGGCCCGCGCCGGCCTGAACCTGGGCAGCAACCACGCCTACCAGATCATGGCCACCGAGGGCTACCAGAGCCAGGGCAGCTCCGACATCAACGTCTGGGAGGGCGGCGGCGGCAACCCGACCACCCCGCCGACCACCGGCAACCCGGGCACCGGCAACTGCACCGCGGTGCTCTCCGCCGGTCAGCAGTGGGGTGACCGGTTCAACCTGAACGTCGCGGTCAGCGGCACCAACAACTGGGTGGTCAGCCTCAATCTCAACGGCGGCCAGAGCATCCAGAACAGTTGGAACGCCTCGGTCAGCGGCACCAGCGGCACGGTGACGGCCAGGCCGAACGGCAACGGCAACAACTTCGGCATCACGATCATGGCCAACGGCAACTGGACCTGGCCGACGGTCAGCTGCCGCACCAGCTGA
- a CDS encoding serine/threonine-protein kinase, with protein sequence MPIVGQVIGDRYRLLESIASGGMGDVWRAVDETLDRCVAIKMLQPRLVTDAGFGERFRREARAMAALRHPGVAQVYDYGEVSEPDAPVLAYIVMECVQGQPLSEKIAEVGRLGVAETMSIAAQTARALQAAHDAGVVHRDVKPSNLVIEPDGHVVLVDFGVAVTPEAASLTGTNQVVGTALYMAPEQVTRSEITPAIDIYALGAVAYHCLAGRPPHQGDNAVAVALRHLEEEPQSLPDDVPAAVQRLVASAMAKDPARRFPTAGAMATAAQALTDQSDQLLRTAVAAPVGAPAERTEVQGAVVGGAAKRSGGPGPKVLAALVGSMAAAAAVLVFADPTGVMPGRTGQPSTPPTVSPTVPSQRDPGPGGGGGEPATRGSAGLPVRATGSATTTPTPSGSADAETPEQSTSPDESTEGGAEPTSSGSAPTTAPTGGPTTAPTETSSEEPEEEPAADPTKKPSAEESAAETSSAPRV encoded by the coding sequence ATGCCGATTGTGGGGCAAGTCATCGGAGACCGGTACCGCCTGCTGGAGAGCATCGCCAGCGGTGGGATGGGTGACGTCTGGCGGGCGGTCGACGAGACGCTGGACCGCTGCGTCGCGATCAAGATGCTGCAACCCCGGTTGGTCACCGACGCCGGCTTCGGCGAGCGGTTCCGGCGCGAGGCCCGGGCGATGGCCGCGCTGCGGCACCCCGGCGTCGCCCAGGTCTACGACTACGGCGAGGTGTCCGAGCCCGACGCTCCGGTCCTCGCGTACATCGTCATGGAGTGTGTGCAGGGGCAACCCCTGTCGGAGAAGATCGCCGAGGTCGGTCGGCTGGGCGTGGCCGAGACGATGTCGATCGCCGCCCAGACCGCCCGTGCGCTTCAGGCCGCCCACGACGCGGGCGTCGTACACCGGGACGTCAAGCCCAGCAATCTCGTGATCGAGCCGGACGGGCACGTCGTGCTCGTCGACTTCGGCGTCGCGGTGACGCCGGAGGCGGCGAGCCTGACCGGTACGAACCAGGTCGTCGGCACCGCCCTCTACATGGCACCCGAGCAGGTGACCAGAAGCGAGATCACACCGGCGATCGACATCTACGCCCTGGGGGCCGTCGCCTACCACTGCCTCGCCGGTAGGCCGCCCCACCAGGGCGACAACGCCGTCGCGGTGGCGCTGCGGCACCTCGAAGAGGAGCCTCAGTCGTTGCCCGACGACGTCCCGGCGGCGGTCCAGCGACTGGTCGCCAGCGCGATGGCGAAGGACCCCGCCCGTCGCTTCCCGACGGCGGGAGCCATGGCCACGGCGGCGCAGGCGCTCACGGATCAGTCCGACCAGTTGCTGCGGACCGCCGTCGCGGCACCGGTCGGAGCGCCGGCCGAGCGCACGGAGGTCCAGGGGGCGGTCGTCGGCGGGGCGGCGAAGCGATCGGGCGGTCCCGGGCCGAAGGTGCTCGCCGCGCTTGTCGGATCGATGGCCGCCGCAGCCGCCGTCCTGGTGTTCGCCGACCCCACCGGAGTCATGCCGGGCCGGACCGGGCAACCGTCGACCCCGCCCACGGTGTCGCCGACGGTGCCGTCGCAGCGCGATCCCGGCCCCGGTGGCGGCGGCGGCGAGCCGGCCACCCGCGGCTCGGCGGGCCTGCCGGTCCGGGCGACCGGCTCGGCGACCACGACCCCGACGCCCAGCGGCTCGGCCGACGCGGAGACGCCCGAGCAGTCGACGTCGCCCGACGAGAGCACCGAGGGTGGGGCCGAGCCCACCTCGTCCGGAAGCGCCCCGACGACGGCTCCGACGGGTGGCCCGACGACGGCGCCGACCGAGACGTCCTCGGAGGAACCCGAGGAAGAGCCGGCGGCGGACCCGACGAAGAAGCCGTCGGCGGAGGAGTCGGCGGCGGAGACCTCATCGGCACCCCGGGTCTAG
- a CDS encoding NAD(P)-dependent alcohol dehydrogenase translates to MKAIVQDRYGPPETLTLADVDTPVPAPDEVLVRVEAAALNAYDWHAMRGDPRMARLALGRSRPRARIRGRDFAGRVEAVGARVRQVSPGDAVFGDLGDANGAFAEYVCVPETLVAAKPANLTPQQAAALPLAGVTALMGLDAGEVGPGHRVLVNGASGGVGTLAVQLATARGATVTAVCSTRNVDLVRSLGADHVVDYTRDDFAHDNRRYDMVFDLVGNRSLRALRRVLTPTGTLVLSGGGVYRGGSLIGPIGLIARGRLLAPLVRHRIVVLTAVPGRQHLDTLRTHVESGRVAPVIDRSYPLHEVPQAMRYLEEEHARAKVVITV, encoded by the coding sequence ATGAAGGCGATCGTCCAGGACCGGTACGGCCCACCCGAGACACTCACCCTCGCGGACGTGGACACGCCGGTGCCCGCCCCCGACGAGGTGCTGGTGAGGGTGGAGGCCGCCGCGCTCAACGCGTACGACTGGCATGCCATGCGGGGCGATCCCCGGATGGCGCGCCTGGCCCTGGGGCGGTCCCGGCCCCGGGCCCGCATCCGTGGCCGGGACTTCGCCGGCCGGGTCGAGGCCGTCGGCGCTCGCGTCCGACAGGTCAGCCCGGGCGATGCCGTCTTCGGCGACCTCGGTGACGCCAACGGCGCGTTCGCGGAGTACGTGTGCGTTCCCGAGACCCTGGTCGCGGCGAAGCCCGCGAATCTGACCCCGCAACAGGCCGCGGCTCTGCCGCTGGCCGGTGTCACCGCGCTCATGGGGCTGGACGCCGGGGAGGTCGGGCCCGGTCACCGCGTTCTCGTCAACGGCGCCTCCGGCGGCGTCGGCACTCTCGCGGTCCAGTTGGCCACGGCGCGTGGCGCGACAGTGACGGCCGTGTGCAGCACCCGCAACGTCGACCTGGTCCGCTCCCTCGGCGCCGACCACGTCGTCGACTACACCCGCGACGACTTCGCCCACGACAACCGTCGCTACGACATGGTCTTCGACCTGGTCGGCAACCGCTCGTTGCGAGCACTTCGGCGGGTGCTGACCCCGACCGGGACGCTGGTGCTCTCCGGCGGAGGGGTGTACCGGGGAGGCAGCCTCATCGGGCCGATCGGGCTCATCGCACGCGGACGGTTGCTCGCGCCCCTCGTCCGGCACCGCATCGTCGTCCTCACGGCCGTGCCCGGTCGGCAGCACCTCGACACGCTGCGCACGCACGTCGAAAGCGGCCGTGTCGCACCGGTCATCGACCGGAGTTACCCCCTGCACGAGGTGCCCCAGGCCATGCGGTACCTCGAAGAAGAGCACGCGCGGGCCAAGGTCGTCATCACCGTCTGA
- a CDS encoding TetR/AcrR family transcriptional regulator C-terminal domain-containing protein, whose translation MAEQAETLPRTPLSRGRVLRAAVALADEAGIESLSMRNLAQDLGVVPMALYKHVANKDELLDGMIDVVVGEIGESEPGADWKRAIRGRILSAREVLQRHPWAPLAIESRNMATPAILAYLDSMIGTFRAGGFSVDLTHHVMHAMGSRILGFSQELFDADRRAGRSGRTDPTPPTALPPEVAARFPHVAEIAAAASHDDASVVGQGCDDRFEFEFALDLLLDGVERLHRHGWTSAHRPG comes from the coding sequence ATGGCCGAGCAGGCGGAGACGCTGCCCCGCACGCCGCTGAGCAGGGGCCGGGTCCTCCGCGCCGCGGTCGCGCTCGCCGACGAGGCCGGGATCGAGTCCCTCAGCATGCGCAACCTCGCGCAGGACCTGGGTGTCGTGCCGATGGCCCTCTACAAGCACGTGGCCAACAAGGACGAGCTGCTGGACGGCATGATCGACGTGGTCGTCGGCGAGATCGGCGAGTCCGAGCCCGGCGCCGACTGGAAACGTGCGATCCGCGGACGAATCCTCTCGGCGCGGGAGGTGCTGCAACGCCACCCCTGGGCGCCGCTGGCGATCGAGTCGCGGAACATGGCGACACCGGCCATCCTCGCCTACCTCGACTCCATGATCGGGACGTTTCGCGCCGGCGGATTCTCCGTCGACCTGACCCACCACGTGATGCACGCGATGGGCAGTCGGATCCTCGGCTTCAGTCAGGAACTCTTCGACGCCGACCGGCGCGCCGGTCGATCCGGCCGAACCGACCCGACCCCGCCGACGGCCCTCCCACCGGAGGTCGCGGCCAGATTCCCGCACGTCGCGGAGATCGCCGCGGCGGCCTCGCACGACGACGCGTCCGTCGTCGGGCAGGGCTGCGACGACCGGTTCGAATTCGAGTTCGCGCTGGACCTGCTCCTCGACGGCGTCGAACGGCTGCACCGGCACGGCTGGACCTCCGCACACCGACCCGGCTGA
- a CDS encoding SGNH/GDSL hydrolase family protein → MTRPRLPLLRSATRLAALALATAGVLFTVATPASAAVPTGRYVALGDSYTAGPLIPTQVDLNCLRSNRNYPSLVAAAAGSSSFADVSCSGATTDDILSGGSGQLGTALPPQLNAVTSSTALVTVQIGGNDIGFSGIISDCAEASLSSPLGSPCKNRYTAGGVDQLQARIVAATPKVTAVLQAVRRAAPSARVVVLGYPAILPDTGYGCWPVVPIAYQDVPYLRTVEKSLNAMLAGVASANGATYSDVYTPSIGRDACKGSSTRWVEGLVPQNAAAPFHPNARGEQGMATALLATLNN, encoded by the coding sequence ATGACCCGTCCCCGCCTGCCCCTCCTGCGGTCCGCCACCCGGCTGGCCGCACTCGCCCTGGCCACCGCCGGTGTGCTGTTCACCGTCGCCACCCCCGCCAGCGCGGCCGTGCCCACCGGCCGTTACGTCGCGCTGGGCGACTCGTACACCGCAGGCCCCCTGATCCCCACCCAGGTCGACCTGAACTGCCTACGGTCCAACCGCAACTATCCATCGCTGGTGGCCGCGGCCGCCGGCTCGTCGTCGTTCGCCGACGTCAGTTGTTCCGGAGCCACCACTGACGACATCCTCTCCGGTGGCAGCGGTCAGCTGGGCACCGCGCTGCCGCCGCAGCTCAACGCGGTCACGTCGAGCACGGCGCTGGTGACGGTGCAGATCGGCGGCAACGACATCGGCTTCTCGGGCATCATCAGCGACTGCGCCGAGGCGAGTCTCAGCAGCCCGCTCGGGTCACCGTGCAAGAACCGCTACACCGCCGGAGGCGTCGACCAGTTGCAGGCGAGGATCGTCGCCGCGACGCCGAAGGTGACCGCCGTGCTCCAAGCCGTCCGCCGGGCCGCGCCGAGCGCGCGGGTCGTGGTGTTGGGGTACCCGGCGATCCTGCCCGACACCGGTTACGGCTGCTGGCCCGTCGTCCCGATCGCCTACCAGGACGTGCCGTACCTGCGTACCGTCGAGAAGTCGCTCAACGCGATGCTGGCCGGCGTCGCGAGTGCGAACGGCGCCACCTACTCCGACGTGTACACCCCGTCGATCGGCCGCGACGCGTGCAAGGGCAGCAGCACCCGGTGGGTCGAGGGGCTGGTGCCGCAGAACGCGGCCGCGCCGTTCCATCCGAACGCCCGTGGCGAACAGGGCATGGCCACGGCTCTGCTCGCCACGCTGAACAACTGA
- a CDS encoding dihydrofolate reductase family protein — MAKVISTLFISADGVAEIDPDWHFPYFDENMGRAVTEDYEAADVLLIGRETYDSFAGAWPDREAAGGEDAPFAKQLGDVRKVVVSRQALDFSWRNSELIKGDLFDAVAALKADPGVRGILIPGSISVVQQLLAAGLVDELRLLVHPVAARKGRKLFDEGDSAYHLRVVATETFPTGVLRVIYAPAPAPTPTGYDDVRDQVPAGN; from the coding sequence ATGGCGAAGGTCATCTCCACGCTGTTCATCTCGGCCGACGGCGTGGCCGAGATCGACCCTGACTGGCACTTCCCGTACTTCGACGAGAACATGGGGCGCGCCGTCACGGAGGACTACGAAGCCGCCGACGTGCTGCTCATCGGCCGCGAGACCTACGACAGCTTCGCCGGCGCCTGGCCGGACCGGGAGGCCGCCGGTGGGGAGGACGCGCCGTTCGCCAAGCAGCTCGGGGATGTCCGCAAGGTCGTCGTCTCCCGTCAGGCGTTGGACTTCTCCTGGCGTAACTCCGAGCTGATCAAGGGTGACCTCTTCGACGCCGTCGCCGCGCTGAAGGCGGACCCGGGTGTCCGTGGCATCCTCATTCCCGGGTCCATCTCGGTGGTGCAGCAACTGCTCGCCGCGGGGCTGGTCGACGAGCTGCGCCTGTTGGTGCACCCGGTGGCGGCCCGCAAGGGACGCAAGCTGTTCGACGAGGGCGACTCGGCGTACCACCTGCGCGTGGTGGCGACGGAGACGTTCCCGACGGGGGTGCTCCGCGTGATCTATGCACCGGCCCCGGCTCCCACCCCGACCGGCTACGACGACGTCAGGGACCAGGTGCCCGCCGGGAACTAG